One region of Sulfuriroseicoccus oceanibius genomic DNA includes:
- a CDS encoding LL-diaminopimelate aminotransferase, which produces MAYVNENYLKLKAGYLFPEIGRRVSVFCEENPEAAKRLIRCGIGDVTEALPLAVREAMKSAVDDLGNRDTFRGYGPEQGYSFLREAIAGDYRERGLNVADDEVFVSDGSKCDTGNILEIFGEGNTIAITDPVYPVYVDTNVMAGNTGDAREDGSYEGLVYLPCTAENDFVPAIPEEKVDIIYLCYPNNPTGTTATREQLAAWVDYANKNGSILLYDAAYEAFIQDDSVPRSIFEIEGARTCAIEFRSFSKNGGFTGVRCGFTIVPKELTAQTKDGKEVALHGLWNRRMSTKFNGASYPVQRGAEALYSEAGKAEVAALIEHYMGNAKILSDACKACGLTVYGGENAPYVWVGCPEGVGSWDAFDKFLNEANVVVTPGAGFGAAGEGYFRISSFNSRANVEEVAKRIAELKW; this is translated from the coding sequence ATGGCATACGTCAATGAGAACTATTTGAAATTGAAGGCGGGATATCTGTTCCCGGAGATCGGGCGTCGTGTGAGTGTGTTCTGCGAGGAGAACCCGGAAGCCGCCAAGCGCTTGATCCGCTGCGGTATTGGTGATGTCACCGAAGCGCTTCCACTGGCTGTGCGCGAGGCGATGAAGTCGGCTGTGGATGATTTGGGCAACCGCGACACCTTCCGTGGTTACGGTCCAGAGCAGGGTTATTCGTTCCTCCGCGAAGCGATCGCCGGCGACTACCGCGAGCGCGGTCTCAATGTGGCTGATGATGAGGTGTTCGTGTCCGACGGATCGAAGTGCGACACCGGCAACATTCTTGAGATCTTTGGCGAAGGAAACACCATCGCTATCACCGACCCTGTGTACCCGGTTTACGTCGACACCAACGTCATGGCTGGCAACACCGGCGACGCACGTGAAGACGGCTCATACGAAGGTCTGGTCTACCTGCCATGCACCGCTGAGAACGACTTCGTGCCAGCGATCCCTGAGGAGAAGGTCGACATCATCTACCTTTGCTACCCGAACAACCCAACCGGTACCACCGCAACCCGCGAGCAGCTTGCCGCTTGGGTGGATTACGCGAACAAGAACGGGTCGATCCTGCTTTACGATGCCGCTTACGAGGCATTCATCCAGGACGACAGCGTGCCACGTTCGATCTTCGAAATCGAAGGGGCCCGCACCTGCGCGATCGAGTTCCGCTCGTTCTCGAAGAACGGTGGTTTCACCGGTGTCCGTTGCGGGTTCACCATCGTGCCAAAAGAACTCACCGCCCAGACCAAGGACGGTAAGGAGGTGGCACTTCACGGCCTCTGGAACCGCCGCATGAGCACCAAGTTCAACGGCGCATCCTATCCGGTTCAGCGTGGTGCCGAGGCGCTTTACAGCGAAGCGGGTAAGGCCGAGGTGGCCGCTCTCATCGAGCACTACATGGGCAATGCCAAGATCCTCAGCGACGCTTGCAAGGCATGCGGCCTGACTGTTTACGGTGGTGAGAACGCGCCATACGTGTGGGTTGGCTGCCCAGAGGGCGTCGGTTCGTGGGATGCCTTCGACAAGTTCCTCAACGAAGCGAACGTGGTGGTGACTCCAGGTGCCGGCTTTGGTGCGGCAGGTGAAGGTTACTTCCGTATTTCTTCGTTCAACTCGCGTGCGAACGTGGAAGAAGTCGCCAA
- the hpt gene encoding hypoxanthine phosphoribosyltransferase, with the protein MHGAIEKVLFSEADIRARLDELGAMITEDLRGEKVSAVVILHGGIIFTADLLRRVQIPLTIDSLSVRSYYGGTESSGEVSFGEGALPDVEGRHVLLIDDILDTGRTLAAVKRKLLEEMGATAVSCAVMLAKDKKRADEVDVEYVGFEMADEFVVGYGLDYQERYRNLPFIGVLDPTHADA; encoded by the coding sequence ATGCATGGTGCTATTGAGAAGGTGTTGTTTTCCGAAGCGGACATCCGGGCCCGCTTGGACGAGTTGGGGGCGATGATCACCGAAGACCTGCGGGGCGAAAAGGTGAGTGCCGTGGTGATCCTGCACGGCGGGATTATTTTTACGGCGGATTTGCTGCGGCGGGTTCAGATCCCGCTGACGATTGATTCACTTTCGGTGCGCAGTTATTACGGCGGCACCGAGAGCAGTGGTGAGGTGAGTTTCGGGGAGGGGGCGTTGCCGGATGTTGAGGGGCGTCATGTGTTGTTGATCGACGATATCCTCGATACGGGGCGGACGTTGGCGGCGGTGAAGCGCAAATTGCTGGAGGAGATGGGGGCGACGGCGGTGAGCTGTGCGGTGATGTTGGCAAAGGATAAGAAGCGTGCCGATGAGGTGGATGTTGAGTATGTCGGATTCGAAATGGCGGACGAGTTTGTCGTGGGCTATGGATTGGACTATCAGGAGCGGTACCGGAACTTGCCCTTTATCGGGGTGCTGGATCCAACCCACGCGGACGCCTGA
- a CDS encoding LysM peptidoglycan-binding domain-containing protein — MKNPILMTVGAVSAAMVMVSCQGTGSGNDVADGDIVYPFDENGNYIDDAASDAAGWGTDGASGGTYQPTTDLASNDGGGYSPPATPPSYSPPAQSTSYTVVRGDSLWKISRKFGVSVGAIQRANGISGSNIQIGQTLKIPGVSSGSGAVVSSSSGSVHTVRSGETLWGISRKYGVTVSKLKSANGLSSDTLRIGQSLQIP, encoded by the coding sequence ATGAAGAACCCTATTTTGATGACAGTTGGTGCGGTTTCCGCCGCGATGGTGATGGTTTCCTGCCAAGGGACCGGTAGTGGCAACGATGTGGCAGACGGCGATATCGTGTACCCGTTTGATGAGAACGGTAACTACATCGACGACGCAGCTAGCGACGCTGCCGGTTGGGGCACCGATGGTGCATCGGGTGGGACCTACCAGCCAACCACGGATCTTGCTTCGAACGATGGCGGTGGTTACAGCCCGCCGGCCACACCACCAAGCTATTCGCCACCAGCCCAGTCTACTTCGTACACCGTGGTGCGTGGTGACAGCCTTTGGAAGATCAGCCGCAAGTTCGGTGTGAGTGTGGGGGCTATTCAGCGAGCCAACGGCATCAGCGGCAGCAACATTCAGATCGGTCAGACATTGAAGATTCCTGGTGTGTCCTCGGGCAGTGGTGCCGTGGTTTCTTCCAGCAGCGGATCGGTGCACACGGTGCGCTCGGGTGAAACCCTGTGGGGCATCAGCCGCAAGTATGGTGTGACCGTGTCGAAGCTGAAGAGCGCCAATGGCCTGAGCAGCGACACTCTGCGCATCGGTCAGAGCTTGCAGATTCCTTAA
- a CDS encoding replication-associated recombination protein A translates to MPTVADLFPSDPDTDAPTPTREAPSASQPLAARMRPRTLDEYAGQRHILGESKLLRRAVEADRFSSLIFYGPPGVGKTTLAHLIATRTASRFVNLSGVESNVAQLRAAIEEASVRQKLHNKTTVLFVDEIHRFNKSQQDVLLPHIERGTIRFIGATTHNPFFYVNSPLVSRSMLFELEPLSVADLEWLIDQALSDAERGYGNERITIADDARTHIASQADGDARKCLTALELAVLTSDSMRDDDGALQITMEIAQESVQRKAIVYDGDGDAHYDTISAFIKSIRGSDPDAAIYWLAKMLVAGEDPRFIARRLVIAASEDIGMADSNGLRVAMSTFDAVEKIGMPEARINLAHATVYLATAPKSNRAYAAINAAMSDVKKGATLAVPPHLRTKTRKKIAQQTGHLDDKATQYLYSHDSEEGYIPQAYLPEGKRYYEPTENGLEKRVKERLDYWRSLFDASQK, encoded by the coding sequence ATGCCAACTGTGGCTGATCTCTTTCCATCCGATCCCGATACCGACGCCCCGACACCAACCCGCGAGGCTCCGTCTGCATCGCAACCGCTGGCTGCCCGCATGCGCCCGCGCACGCTCGACGAGTACGCCGGCCAGCGCCACATTCTGGGAGAAAGCAAACTGCTGCGGCGAGCGGTCGAGGCAGACCGCTTCTCTTCGTTGATCTTCTACGGCCCTCCGGGCGTGGGCAAAACCACACTTGCCCACCTCATCGCCACCCGTACCGCTTCGCGCTTCGTCAACCTCTCCGGAGTGGAAAGCAATGTCGCCCAACTGCGCGCCGCCATTGAAGAAGCCTCGGTACGCCAGAAGCTCCACAACAAAACCACGGTGCTTTTTGTCGATGAAATCCACCGCTTCAACAAAAGCCAGCAGGACGTGCTGCTGCCGCACATCGAACGGGGCACGATCCGCTTCATCGGAGCCACGACTCACAATCCATTCTTCTACGTCAACAGCCCGCTGGTTTCGCGCTCGATGCTCTTTGAACTCGAGCCGCTTTCGGTTGCCGACTTGGAATGGCTGATCGACCAAGCGCTCAGCGATGCAGAACGCGGCTACGGCAACGAGCGCATCACCATTGCGGACGACGCCCGCACCCACATCGCCAGCCAAGCCGACGGCGACGCACGCAAATGCCTCACCGCACTTGAGCTCGCCGTGCTCACCAGCGACTCCATGCGCGACGACGACGGCGCACTCCAGATCACCATGGAAATTGCCCAGGAGTCGGTGCAGCGCAAAGCGATCGTCTACGACGGCGATGGCGACGCCCACTACGACACCATCAGCGCGTTCATCAAATCCATCCGCGGATCGGATCCGGATGCCGCTATTTACTGGCTCGCCAAAATGCTCGTCGCCGGAGAAGACCCGCGCTTCATCGCACGCCGGCTCGTCATCGCCGCCAGCGAAGACATCGGCATGGCCGACTCCAATGGCCTGCGCGTCGCGATGTCCACGTTCGACGCGGTCGAGAAGATCGGGATGCCCGAAGCACGCATCAACCTCGCCCACGCCACCGTCTACCTCGCCACCGCCCCCAAATCCAACCGCGCCTACGCCGCCATCAACGCAGCAATGAGCGATGTCAAAAAGGGCGCAACCCTCGCGGTGCCTCCCCACTTGCGCACGAAGACCCGCAAGAAAATCGCCCAACAGACCGGCCACCTCGACGACAAAGCCACCCAGTACCTTTACAGCCACGACAGCGAGGAAGGCTACATCCCGCAAGCCTACCTTCCCGAAGGCAAGCGTTACTACGAACCCACGGAAAACGGATTGGAGAAACGCGTGAAGGAACGCCTCGACTACTGGCGCTCGCTGTTTGACGCCTCACAAAAATAG
- a CDS encoding NCS2 family permease, producing MFKLRENKTNVRTEVIGGCTTFLTMAYIIFINPLIMSDAGMDKPALITATCLAASLSTLVVALWANVPFAMAPGMGLNAFFTYTLVMGQGLNWQTALGVVFISGVVFLVLTLAGIREKIVAAIPLSLRIATAAGIGLFITFIGLKNLGLVAQHPATFVSIGELTRPVLIGLGALFLITILEIRKVKGSILIGIFGATLTGILTGDVHLNGVFSAPPSIKPLLFQLDIMGALQWGLAGAIFSFMFVDLFDSIGTIVACSYEAGHVEPDGTIKRIDRVLEADAMATVAGSLIGTSTTTTYIESASGIADGARTGLASVVTGCLFLSGLFFAPLIGAVPAFATAPALIIVGAFMFRNVKQIDFKDLKTAVPAFLTMILMPLTFSVSTGLTVGFLSYVLIAVSCGELKRISSVMWVVGVLSAINLLVSTTN from the coding sequence ATGTTCAAGCTGAGAGAAAACAAAACCAATGTCCGAACGGAGGTCATCGGAGGATGCACCACCTTCCTGACGATGGCTTACATCATTTTCATCAACCCGCTGATCATGAGCGACGCCGGCATGGACAAGCCGGCACTCATCACCGCCACCTGCCTGGCGGCAAGCCTGAGCACACTGGTCGTTGCACTGTGGGCCAACGTCCCCTTTGCCATGGCCCCGGGGATGGGACTGAATGCATTCTTCACCTACACACTGGTGATGGGCCAGGGCCTCAACTGGCAAACCGCACTGGGCGTGGTCTTCATCTCAGGTGTCGTATTTCTCGTCCTCACCCTGGCAGGAATCCGGGAAAAAATCGTGGCCGCCATCCCACTTTCACTACGCATTGCCACCGCTGCCGGCATCGGACTCTTCATCACCTTCATCGGACTCAAGAACCTCGGCCTCGTGGCCCAGCATCCCGCAACCTTCGTCTCCATCGGAGAACTGACACGGCCGGTACTCATCGGCCTCGGAGCTCTCTTTTTGATCACCATCCTCGAGATCCGCAAAGTGAAGGGCTCGATCCTGATCGGCATCTTCGGTGCCACCTTGACCGGCATCCTCACCGGTGACGTTCATCTCAACGGCGTGTTCTCAGCACCACCGAGCATCAAGCCGCTACTGTTCCAACTCGACATCATGGGTGCGCTTCAATGGGGACTCGCCGGCGCGATCTTCTCGTTCATGTTCGTCGACCTCTTCGACTCCATCGGCACCATTGTCGCGTGCTCCTACGAAGCGGGCCATGTCGAACCCGACGGCACCATCAAGCGCATCGACCGCGTACTCGAAGCCGACGCCATGGCCACCGTGGCAGGCTCGCTGATTGGCACTAGTACCACCACCACCTACATCGAATCCGCCTCAGGCATCGCCGACGGAGCACGCACGGGACTTGCCTCGGTGGTCACCGGTTGCCTGTTTCTTTCCGGACTCTTCTTTGCTCCACTCATCGGAGCCGTTCCAGCATTTGCCACGGCGCCGGCACTCATCATCGTCGGCGCCTTCATGTTCAGGAACGTGAAACAGATCGACTTCAAAGATCTGAAGACCGCAGTCCCCGCGTTCCTGACGATGATCCTCATGCCGCTGACCTTCAGCGTCTCCACCGGACTCACCGTGGGCTTCCTATCCTACGTCTTGATCGCCGTTTCCTGCGGCGAGCTCAAACGAATCTCATCGGTTATGTGGGTCGTAGGCGTTCTCTCCGCCATTAACCTCTTGGTCAGTACGACCAACTGA
- a CDS encoding transglutaminase-like domain-containing protein, translating to MNARFLKSLVLVVSCVVVLSAAAAERTLEKALELAGENRAEMEEALAAFDDERAEGMRFLIRYMPERDLSALDADLLVTNVKLGYQARQDHEWAQQVPQEIFFNDVLPYASLSESREDWRTGFYAKFAPMVEESASLRDAMITVNQKLRDAVEVDYNTKRKRADQSPSESMEIKMASCTGLSILLVDALRSVGIPARVAGTPAWTTKQGNHNWVEFYDPETGKWHFTEYYMDAKGVDHGWLLADAAMADDTSLYHAVYASSWKHTGHYFPLVWDLSRRDVAAVKLTARYQELAGKEPKDPTLCDLRIDLTDGEKREAVAVYVVVDGEVVASGETPGATADMNQFLTVPVKRGAAFEVRAKEGGDVLARGEAPEQRGFERVAIKRVEE from the coding sequence ATGAACGCGCGATTTTTGAAAAGTTTGGTTTTGGTGGTGTCCTGTGTGGTGGTGCTGTCTGCGGCGGCTGCCGAGCGGACGTTGGAGAAGGCTCTGGAGCTTGCTGGGGAGAACCGAGCCGAGATGGAGGAGGCGCTGGCGGCATTTGATGATGAGCGGGCCGAGGGGATGCGTTTTTTGATCCGTTATATGCCGGAGAGGGATCTCAGTGCGCTCGATGCGGATTTGTTGGTCACGAATGTGAAGCTTGGGTATCAGGCACGGCAGGATCACGAGTGGGCGCAGCAGGTGCCGCAGGAGATCTTTTTCAATGACGTGCTGCCGTACGCGAGCTTGAGCGAATCGCGTGAGGACTGGCGCACGGGGTTTTACGCCAAGTTTGCGCCGATGGTGGAGGAGAGCGCATCGTTGCGCGATGCGATGATCACGGTGAACCAGAAGCTGCGCGACGCGGTCGAGGTGGACTACAACACAAAGCGCAAGCGGGCGGACCAGTCGCCGTCTGAATCGATGGAGATCAAGATGGCGTCTTGCACCGGGTTGTCGATTTTGTTGGTGGACGCGTTGCGTTCGGTAGGGATTCCGGCGCGGGTGGCGGGAACTCCGGCGTGGACGACTAAGCAGGGCAACCACAACTGGGTGGAGTTCTATGATCCAGAGACCGGGAAGTGGCACTTCACCGAGTACTACATGGATGCCAAGGGCGTGGACCACGGGTGGCTGCTCGCCGATGCGGCGATGGCGGACGACACGAGTTTGTACCACGCGGTGTATGCGTCGTCGTGGAAACACACCGGGCATTATTTCCCGCTGGTGTGGGATCTTTCGCGGCGCGATGTGGCGGCGGTAAAGCTGACCGCACGTTATCAGGAATTGGCCGGCAAAGAGCCCAAGGACCCGACGCTGTGTGACCTGCGCATCGACCTGACCGATGGAGAAAAGCGTGAAGCGGTCGCGGTGTATGTGGTGGTCGATGGTGAGGTGGTCGCGAGCGGAGAGACTCCAGGTGCGACGGCGGATATGAACCAGTTTTTGACCGTGCCGGTGAAGCGTGGCGCTGCCTTCGAGGTGCGAGCAAAGGAAGGCGGTGATGTGTTGGCTCGGGGCGAGGCACCCGAGCAACGCGGCTTCGAGCGCGTGGCGATCAAGCGTGTGGAAGAGTGA
- a CDS encoding alpha/beta fold hydrolase — MPRSALVLLLVIPLAQCTTPRPVAEPNGEVVVLLHGLARTSGSMKKMEKALRADGYQTINHDYPSTKNELPELATNSLAPVLERDDVAQAKAIHFVTHSMGGILVRQYLATHPKPPNLGRVVMLAPPNNGSEIVDKLGAQGWFKAIFGPGGCSLNTDHSNPPKQLGPVDYPVGVIAGDRVLNVITTFMVPGPDDGTVSVESSKLDGMHDHRVVHADHTFIMMKRQTIDLTRNFLKTGSFEGMD, encoded by the coding sequence ATGCCCCGCTCCGCACTCGTTCTTCTTCTCGTGATCCCGCTCGCCCAATGCACCACGCCCCGACCTGTCGCCGAACCCAACGGTGAAGTCGTTGTCTTGTTGCACGGTCTGGCTCGCACCTCGGGATCGATGAAGAAAATGGAGAAAGCGCTCCGTGCCGACGGCTACCAGACGATCAACCACGACTATCCATCGACGAAAAACGAGCTACCGGAACTGGCCACCAATTCGCTCGCTCCCGTGCTTGAACGCGACGACGTCGCTCAGGCAAAGGCCATCCACTTTGTCACTCACTCGATGGGCGGGATCCTCGTGCGGCAATATCTTGCCACCCACCCGAAACCTCCCAACCTCGGGCGCGTCGTAATGCTCGCCCCCCCCAACAACGGCAGCGAAATTGTCGACAAACTCGGTGCCCAGGGATGGTTCAAAGCCATCTTCGGGCCCGGCGGATGCTCGCTCAACACTGACCACAGCAACCCGCCGAAACAACTTGGCCCCGTCGACTACCCGGTCGGCGTCATCGCCGGCGACCGCGTGCTCAATGTGATCACCACATTTATGGTCCCTGGTCCTGACGACGGCACGGTCTCTGTGGAAAGCAGCAAGCTCGATGGAATGCACGACCACCGCGTGGTTCACGCAGACCACACGTTCATCATGATGAAGCGTCAAACCATCGACCTCACCCGCAACTTCCTCAAGACGGGGTCGTTCGAAGGCATGGATTAG